A genomic stretch from Telopea speciosissima isolate NSW1024214 ecotype Mountain lineage chromosome 7, Tspe_v1, whole genome shotgun sequence includes:
- the LOC122669207 gene encoding probable polyamine oxidase 5 — protein MLVKPVTMVAKKPRIVIIGAGMAGLTAAHKLYSATAGTELFELCVVEGGDRIGGRIHTSEFGGDRIEMGATWIHGIIGSPVHKIAQEIHVLQSDQPWERMDGFSEETVTVAEGGFQLYPSIIEPISTLYRNMMEFVQGKLSEAELTENSSNGGFDVDYHEISAQALEMCSHKKGLGIGFFLRRALEAYWVSLKQRDDVRGYGSWSTKQLQEAIFAMHESTERTYTSAADLSTLDFNAESEYREFPGEQITIAKGYLSIVESLASALPTGLIQLGRKVKKIEWQPEGVVRSLEMECNGDCSSSSSRPVKLCFDDGSEMVADHVIVTVSLGVLKAGIREKSGMFSPPLPSFKTEAISRLGFGVVNKLFLQLDRESENLETFPFLQMVFHRSDSEARNQKIPWWMRKTASLIPIYKNSDVVLSWFAGEEALELESLKDDEILNGVSSTVSSFLSDSKPKNSNGCVNSVECNNSHGKKIKFSRVLRSQWGSNPLFMGSYSYVAVGSSGHDFDLMAEPLPQSSNSDFVEGASPPPLQILFAGEATYRTHYSTTHGAYFSGLREANRLLQHYPLHH, from the coding sequence ATGCTTGTGAAACCAGTAACTATGGTGGCTAAGAAACCCAGAATCGTTATCATAGGAGCAGGAATGGCGGGGTTAACAGCTGCTCATAAGCTTTATAGTGCCACCGCTGGAACAGAGCTATTTGAGCTCTGCGTTGTGGAAGGAGGTGACAGAATTGGTGGGAGAATTCATACATCTGAGTTCGGTGGTGACCGAATTGAGATGGGTGCTACCTGGATCCATGGCATCATAGGAAGCCCCGTTCACAAGATTGCACAAGAAATCCATGTGTTGCAGTCAGACCAGCCATGGGAGCGCATGGATGGGTTCTCTGAAGAAACAGTTACAGTTGCTGAAGGTGGGTTTCAGCTCTATCCCTCTATCATCGAACCCATTTCAACTCTTTACCGAAATATGATGGAGTTCGTTCAGGGGAAACTGAGTGAAGCAGAGCTCACTGAAAACAGCAGCAATGGCGGTTTCGATGTCGATTACCATGAGATTTCAGCTCAAGCTCTTGAAATGTGCTCCCATAAGAAGGGTCTCGGCATTGGTTTTTTCCTCCGACGAGCACTTGAAGCTTACTGGGTTTCCTTGAAACAGAGAGACGACGTCAGAGGGTATGGTAGTTGGAGCACGAAGCAGCTCCAAGAAGCGATCTTTGCGATGCACGAGAGCACGGAGAGGACTTATACTTCGGCAGCGGACCTCTCAACCCTGGATTTCAATGCTGAGAGCGAGTATCGTGAGTTTCCAGGGGAACAGATCACCATTGCCAAGGGTTACTTGAGCATTGTGGAGTCGCTAGCGTCAGCACTTCCCACGGGTTTGATCCAACTGGGTAGGAAGGTGAAGAAAATCGAATGGCAACCTGAAGGTGTTGTGAGATCGTTGGAGATGGAGTGTAATGGGGAttgtagcagcagcagcagcaggccTGTGAAGCTCTGTTTCGATGATGGTTCAGAAATGGTGGCGGATCATGTCATTGTGACAGTGTCTTTGGGGGTTCTCAAAGCTGGGATTCGGGAAAAATCAGGTATGTTCAGTCCTCCGCTTCCCTCCTTCAAGACTGAAGCTATTTCCAGGCTTGGTTTTGGGGTTGTAAACAAGTTGTTTCTGCAATTGGATCGAGAAAGTGAGAATCTTGAAACGTTTCCCTTCCTGCAAATGGTGTTTCACCGGTCTGATTCGGAAGCCAGAAACCAGAAGATTCCCTGGTGGATGCGTAAAACAGCTTCACTCATTCCAATCTACAAGAACTCTGATGTAGTCCTCTCTTGGTTTGCTGGGGAAGAAGCTCTAGAGCTCGAGTCACTCAAAGATGATGAAATTCTAAATGGAGTCTCCAGTACAGTCTCTAGTTTCTTGTCAGATTCTAAGCCCAAAAACAGCAATGGATGTGTGAATTCTGTGGAGTGCAATAATAGTCATGGGAAGAAGATAAAGTTCAGTAGGGTTCTAAGGAGCCAATGGGGAAGCAATCCTTTGTTCATGGGTTCTTACAGTTATGTAGCAGTGGGGTCGAGCGGCCATGATTTTGATTTAATGGCAGAGCCATTGCCACAAAGTAGCAACAGTGACTTTGTTGAAGGagcttctcctcctcctcttcaaaTTCTATTTGCAGGGGAAGCTACATACAGAACACACTATTCTACCACCCATGGAGCTTATTTCAGTGGTCTAAGGGAAGCTAATAGACTCCTACAACATTATCCCTTGCACCATTAG
- the LOC122667125 gene encoding transmembrane 9 superfamily member 7, which translates to MGSFAFVASLFALLFLLIPYGQSFYLPGVAPRDFNKGDPLQVKVNKLSSTKTQLPYDYYFLTYCKPTKIMNSAENLGEVLRGDRIENSVYTFEMRKEESCKIACRVKLDAESAKNFKEKIDDEYRVNMILDNLPVAVPRQRRDGSPSTTYEHGFRVGFKGSYTGSKTEKYFINNHLSFRVMYHKDLETDSARIVGFEVAPISINHEYKVWDDKNTQLVTCTKNIIQGSTVPQEIEADKEIVFTYDVSFKPSEVKWASRWDTYLLMNDDQIHWFSIINSLMIVLFLSGMVAMIMMRTLYRDIANYNQLETQDEAQEETGWKLVHGDVFRPPINSGLLCVYIGTGVQIFGMTLVTMIFALLGFLSPSNRGGLMTAMVLLWVFMGLFAGYSSARLYKMFKGTEWKRNTLKTAFMFPGILFAIFFVLNALIWGEQSSGALPFGTMFALVFLWFGISVPLVFVGSYLGFKKPAIDDPVKTNKIPRQIPEQAWYMKPVFSILIGGILPFGAVFIELFFILTSIWLNQFYYIFGFLFIVFVILLITCAEITIVLCYFQLCSEDYHWWWRAYLTAGSSALYLFLYSVFYFFTKLEISKLVSGILYFGYMLLGSYAFFVLTGTIGFYACFWFVRKIYSSVKID; encoded by the exons ATGGGTAGCTTCGCTTTTGTTGCCTCCCTCTTcgcccttctttttcttctcatcccTTATGGGCAATCTTTTTATCTCCCAGGTGTCGCTCCTCGCGATTTCAACAAG GGTGATCCCCTTCAAGTCAAAGTGAACAAGCTTTCATCCACCAAGACACAACTTCCTTATGATTATTATTTCCTGACGTATTGCAAGCCTACCAAAATTATGAACAGCGCAGAAAATTTAGGAGAGGTTCTCCGAGGTGATCGCATTGAGAACTCTGTCTATACT TTTGAAATGAGAAAGGAAGAGTCATGCAAGATAGCCTGCCGAGTAAAGCTTGATGCTGAATCTGCAAAGAATTTTAAGgagaaaattgatgatgaatATCGTGTGAACAT GATTTTGGATAACCTTCCTGTTGCAGTACCTCGTCAAAGAAGGGATGGAAGCCCGTCAACTACTTATGAACATGGTTTTCGTGTTGGATTTAAAGGATCCTATACTGGG AGCAAAACTGAGAAATATTTTATCAATAACCACTTGAGCTTCAGAGTCATGTATCACAAGGACCTAGAGACTGATTCTGCTCGCATAGTTGGCTTTGAGGTTGCTCCAATCAG TATCAATCACGAGTACAAGGTTTGGGATGATAAGAACACTCAATTGGTAACATGCACCAAAAATATTATTCAAGGTAGTACTGTTCCGCAGGAGATTGAAGCAGACAAGGAGATTGTATTCACATATGATGTTTCTTTCAAG CCCAGTGAAGTCAAGTGGGCATCTCGTTGGGATACCTATCTCCTTATGAATGACGATCAAATCCACTGGTTCTCCATTATCAATTCTCTGATGATTGTCCTCTTCCTTTCTGGTATGGTGGCTATGATAATGATGAGAACTCTCTATAGAGATATTGCCAATTATAATCAGTTGGAGACCCAGGATGAAGCCCAAGAGGAAACAGGGTGGAAGCTTGTGCATGGAGATGTTTTCAGACCCCCCATTAATTCTGGTTTACTCTGTGTCTATATTGGGACGGGGGTCCAGATCTTTGGAATGACACTTGTTACAATGATTTTCGCATTACTGGGTTTCCTGTCACCTTCAAACCGAGGGGGGCTTATGACTGCCATGGTTCTCTTGTGGGTTTTCATGGGCTTGTTTGCAGGTTACTCCTCAGCTCGCTTGTATAAGATGTTCAAGGGCACAGAATGGAAGAGGAATACTTTGAAAACTGCATTCATGTTTCCTGGTATACTTTTTGCGATCTTCTTTGTGCTGAATGCACTCATATGGGGAGAGCAGTCTTCAGGTGCATTGCCCTTTGGTACCATGTTTGCTCTTGTATTCTTATGGTTTGGTATATCAGTACCGTTGGTTTTTGTGGGTAGTtatttgggtttcaaaaaaccAGCTATCGACGACCCAGTGAAGACTAACAAGATCCCAAGACAGATACCAGAACAGGCCTGGTACATGAAACCTGTCTTTTCTATACTTATTGGAGGCATACTTCCCTTTGGAGCAGTCTTTATTGAACTTTTTTTCATCTTGACGTCAATATGGTTGAACCAGTTCTACTACATCTTCGGCTTCCTATTCATAGTCTTCGTCATACTTCTAATCACTTGCGCTGAGATAACAATAGTGCTCTGCTACTTCCAGTTGTGCAGTGAAGACTACCATTGGTGGTGGAGAGCCTATTTGACTGCTGGATCCTCTGCTCTCTATCTTTTCCTCTACTCAGTgttctacttcttcaccaagTTGGAAATATCGAAGCTGGTGTCAGGCATTCTTTACTTTGGGTACATGTTGCTTGGTTCCTATGCATTCTTTGTCTTGACGGGAACAATTGGCTTCTATGCGTGCTTCTGGTTTGTTCGGAAGATTTACTCGTCGGTTAAAATTGACTGA